A stretch of Salarias fasciatus chromosome 23, fSalaFa1.1, whole genome shotgun sequence DNA encodes these proteins:
- the LOC115381964 gene encoding LOW QUALITY PROTEIN: NLR family CARD domain-containing protein 3-like (The sequence of the model RefSeq protein was modified relative to this genomic sequence to represent the inferred CDS: inserted 1 base in 1 codon) yields the protein MSPGTSHVSLKSDRSMGKPIGFKSGPRPADEGVSQQSSQVPXGGSAPQHQTHLDSIFMDVSLFQLLEDNMVAFMKEELKKMKKLLSPDYPACSESEREDEDEDEEQRSSRESFLRMTLDFLRRMKQEELAQRLRSRTSAGVFQQKLKRGLKKRFQCVFEGVSKAGESTFLNQIYTELHITEGGAAEVNWEHEVRQIEAASRTADRAETSIRPGDIFKAPPGRSKPIRTVLTQGVAGIGKTVLTQKFTLDWAEDKNNQDVHFIFPFTFRELNVVKEKKFSLVGLVHHFFTETEEAGLFSFEDFQVVFILDGLDECRLPLDFQHTEFLTEVTESTSVDVLLTNLISGTLLPSARLWITTRPAAANQIPADCVGRVTEVRGFTNPQKEEYFRRRFREEEQASRIISHIKTSRSLHIMCHIPVFCWITATVLEKVLKSREGGELPKTLTQMYIHHLVVQAKVKMVKYDGGAATDPHWSPESREMIQSLGRLAFEELQKGNLIFYEPDLTECGIDLRAASVYSGMLTQIFREESGLYQDKVFCFIHLSLQEFLAALHVHQTFIKSGINLLEEQQQTSNWSTLLKQKPNLHLLHQRAVDEALKSPNGHLDLFLRFLLGLSLPTNQSLLRGLLTQTGSSSQTNQETVQYIKKKLSESLSAERSINLFHCLNELNDGSLVEEIQQSLRSGSLSTDRLSPAQWSALVFILLSSEEDLKEFDLKKYSASEEALLKLLPVVKASQQSSVRLSSCGLSERSCGALSSVLSSQSSSLTHLDLSNNDLQDSGVKRLSSGLESPHCKLEALSLSGCLVSEEGCASLVSAVRSRSSHLRELDLSYNHPGDSGVKELSAAVEDPHCSLETLRYNSQQELMGCGGPWWYSSGSNLV from the exons ATGAGTCCTGGAACCAGCcatgtgtccctgaagagtgaccggtctaTGGGGAAACCCATTGGCTTTAAATCAGGACccagacctgctgatgaggg cgtcagccagcagagctcccaggttc gtggaggctccgcccctcagcatcaaacacatctggactccatctttatgg atgtttctctgttccagctgctggaggacaacatggtggctttcatgaaggaggagctgaagaagatgaagaagctcctgagtccagattacccagcatgctcagagagtgagagagaggatgaggatgaggatgaagagcagaggagcagcagagagtcatttcTGAGGAtgactctggacttcctgaggaggatgaagcaggaggagctggctcagCGTCTGAGGAGCA GAACTTCTGCTGGAGTTttccaacagaagctgaaacgtggcctgaagaagaggttccagtgtgtgtttgaaggagtctctaaagcaggagagtccaccttcctcaaccagatctacacagagctccacatcacagagggaggggctgcagaggtcaactgggaacatgaggtcagacagattgaagcagcatccaggacagcagacagagcagaaacaagcatcagaccaggagacatctttaaagccccacctggaagatctaaaccaatcagaacagtgctgacacagggagtggctggcattgggaaaacagtcctgactcagaagttcactctggactgggctgaagacaaaaacaaccaggacgtccacttcatatttccattcaccttcagagagctgaatgtagtgaaggagaagaagttcagcttggtgggacttgttcatcacttcttcacggaaacagaagaagcaggactcttcagctttgaagacttccaggtggtcttcatcttggacggtctggatgagtgtcgactccctctggacttccagcacactgagttcctgactgaagttacagagtccacctcagtggatgttctgctgacaaacctcatcagTGGGacactgcttccctctgctcgcctctggatcaccacacgacctgcagcagccaatcagatccctgctgactgtgtgggcAGGGTGAcggaggtccgagggttcaccaacccccagaaggaggagtacttcaggaggaggttcagagaggaggagcaggccagcaggatcatctcccacatcaagacctcccgaagcctccacatcatgtgccacatcccggtcttctgctggatcactgctacagttctggagaaggtgttgaagagcagagagggaggagagctgcccaagaccctgactcagatgtacatccaccacctggtggtccaggccaaagtcaagatggtcaagtatgatggaggagctgccacagatccacactggagtccagagagcagggagatgatacAATCTCTGGGAAGACTggcttttgaggagctgcagaaaggaaacctgatcttctatgaacccgaccttacagagtgtggcatcgatctcagagcagcctcagtgtactcaggaatgttgacCCAGAtcttcagagaggagagcggcctgtaccaggacaaggtgttctgcttcatccatctgagccttcaggagtttctggctgctcttcatgtccatcaaaCCTTCATCAAGTCTGGAATCAACCTTCTGGAAGAACAACAGCAAACCTCCAATTGGTCTACATTGTTAAAGCAGAAACCTAAtctccaccttctccatcagagagcagtggacgaggccttgaagagtccaaatggacacctggacttgttcctccgtttcctcctgggtctttcactgccgaccaatcagagtctccttcgaggtctgctgacacagacaggaagtagctcacagaccaatcaggaaacagtgcagtacatcaagaagaagctgagtgagagtctgtctgcagagagaagcatcaatctgttccactgtctgaatgaactgaatgatggttctctggtggaggagatccaacagtccctgagatcaggaagTCTGTCCACAGAtagactgtctcctgctcagtggtcagctctggtcttcatcttactgtcatcagaagaagatctgaaggagtttgacctgaagaaatactctgcttcagaggaggctcttctgaagctgctgccagtggtcaaagcctctcaacaaagctctgtac gtttgagcagctgtggtctgtcagagagaagctgtggagctctgtcctcagttctcagttctcagtcctccagtctgacacatctggacctgagtaacaacgacctgcaggattcaggagtgaagcgtctgtcttctggactggagagtcctcactgtaaactggaagctctcag tctgtcagggtgtctggtctcagaggaaggctgtgcttctctggtctcagctgtgagatcaaggtcctcccatctgagagagctggacctgagctacaaccatccaggagactcaggagtgaaggagctgtcagcggcagtggaggatccacactgctccctggagactctcaggtataACTCACAACAGGAGCTCATGGGCTGT ggtggaccatggtggtaCAGCAGTGGCTcaaacctggtctga